From the Apis cerana isolate GH-2021 linkage group LG3, AcerK_1.0, whole genome shotgun sequence genome, one window contains:
- the LOC107998118 gene encoding helicase domino isoform X7, producing MSDKQTAPILPPLNGGGGSNGSTTQQTVNLQQVLATAQGLNVLTTGAGQQFVITSQVPGLTQVIPSNASTNANIQQIGVNISRIVNISGTPPRASVGVAGVSNSPLTSPTRQSSPKVVLATSPKLVRTSIRNMFVAPTSQASLQSPPARKKLKLADSTEKSTMIADDTMGYRRRIMEHKMKRMRAIREKYAENASELFFLHAGGNMMDFQTWRKKPPTPQYLHFLRQHRLDPDDDDEDLTAPLPAISEIPLTPTTTTVSTIVPVNQCTEVKISGINVAPVAVSTTLPAAVAQLNQQGNAPIVPSSPKSVTTTVPSSVIDKSTITTSITTTITTMTTSTVTFTGATTTIAVTTTTKTSSAPTTPVQPVVKLVKLPASNATSCDITNNQEQIVEKAKQEAYVMQRIAELQREGLWSERRLPKVQEPPRTKAHWDYLLEEMVWLAADFAQERKWKKAAAKKCARMVQKYFQEKAIQAQKAEKSQELRLKKIASFIAKEIKTFWTNVEKLVEYKQQTRLEEKRKQALDQHLNFIVGQTEKYSTWLTEGLNKTDGPQSIPASMNSSRISSPIPPGKSHSDEDFQPNQSSDDDEETIAKAEEELKSVTNHKEEVELLKKESELPLEDLLKELPPDYLENRSKSLSPASKEVEEENEKTTDGDMDFVAASDESSDEEETIMEQEKLEENADYKQELDDLKAENEMSIDELMAKYGNISDVPMDVEQEPNQESDKESTKQEENEEESTSNESESEESDNEVGEEESQTQTDNETDIGLKSLLEDISMEKSSDDKTAELDHSDAHNEMDNVAALAESIQPKGNTLLTTSVVTKIPFLLKHPLREYQHIGLDWLVTMYDRKLNGILADEMGLGKTIQTIALLAHLACEKGNWGPHLIIVPTSVMLNWEMECKKWCPGFKILTYYGTQKERKQKRTGWTKPNAFHICITSYKLVIQDHQSFRRKKWKYLILDEAQNIKNFKSQRWQLLLNFQTQRRLLLTGTPLQNNLMELWSLMHFLMPNVFQSHREFKEWFSNPVTGMIEGNSEYNENIIRRLHKVLRPFLLRRLKTEVEKQLPKKYEHVVMCRLSKRQRYLYDDFMSRAKTKETLASGNLLSVINVLMQLRKVCNHPNLFEVRPTVSPFQMEAIEYVTASLIWSALDYDPFKHIDLSSINLLLCDLELTLTAFVAHRVRRLQTPRKLIEEIDTQPDPFPRCPSGKIKINVRLSNQVKPSSVPRQTQAKLKNLAGILPTPKVGTSPLIKTANNQSTPTQGVTLKVAGGQQLQGYSVQLVQHQGSVKAIPVGTLAHNPQSTTVTPTTATTNAQRITVGNANIIDGLQRLATQTVAVKQGDSVQRIAMPNLAQMVQTSIGRHIILTSNQQNTNTVSFPVMTPCVQRLKVLPKSLMGLSTTATTVNKVIGGVVTTTSGTSGRPVMRVPPLNVTASPNITAQSAAGNGQSQQQSIRSGIVTRHAQKESEKAQIKERPKSEFYLPQLEEERKQRRQAKLRLVANINERRCAACPLYGEDLFMALRIGKPSTACRWHNGWVHCATAKDSTRTRRQFFSRTEALAEAIKSTEQIVEELKEVFERFVVHVPAVCAPTPRFHVSHPPPHKLFGQRRIQMELQRQFSPKLALFHPVASAMMTQFPDPRLIQYDCGKLQSLHQLLRKLKSENHRVLIFTQMTRMLDVLEAFLNFHGHIYLRLDGTTKVDQRQVLMERFNGDKRIFCFILSTRSGGVGVNLTGADTVIFYDSDWNPTMDAQAQDRCHRIGQTRDVHIYRLVSEKTVEENILKKANQKRLLGDLAIEGGNFTTAYFKSSTIQDLFNIDQSENDATTRMAEVLEQNRDREKFLQKDNQSQTLEDKIAMGALESALAAAEEDLDVQAAKTAKAEAVADLAEFDENIPLDDADRDDLQVSKAELEVQNLVSQLTPIERYAMKFVEESEGAFSAAQLAAAERELEEQKKEWELDRLRALREEEERRMRLADDDEKPLTFGREDAQNQIWLSDDNMEQMPMWCPPTPPTTDNDVYIDYSLGFLYENTPMSEAQLPPIYIKKEQKRSRIEAGINDRDGRRAVKMRHKEESVYAPRSLFDRPSPALMKIRRDMKLHKYRIVRPPIPLPGIKPSHISKSSVDQEHVLDWMIHEDWALLQAIQIYQGLPLNLMILSPGHTPNWDLVADIVNNTSRIYRSPKQCRSRYESVIVPREEGKLLYDTTPKKQKKQKGVYKMPQVSEQQSKTNRPMKTSQLYNQDKNHSFTLMCCQRFDTIKSVSNKRTPTVKPLLVNPLMKNPTNAAVLAECGIQYDNPLAPIEVATRRADRIAKEKLKHAVLTAEQQQQVAARILQQQQQQQQQQQQQQQVQQQQQQQQQIKLQQQQAQQNISNTTSPQVHQLTQVATTVTTGLTTMKTITTITNVTTGGTTVATSTVKTRPGGTLTMQDARTAPTVVSVGNLQAAQRIATASLVSAAQNSPAGTQKSIGVTVATPSGSKTLTAAQLQYYRQQQVLLRQQQLKVLQAQAAANSQKVSVAVSAAAAQQRATLMKQNITSGTVAQTTVGKQTVARAVSETEMAALIKRQALQQQAKAVAQVQVPAQTGLTPAQIFAQAGLQVQHAGTSTSGTPVATLVKTANVRTATPQQIRQLALHPQIIHQRKLPAQKVAQLTQVAAKTGVQTQLIVQQKSLPATMTVQQIQQVMKHVQPSAMQQFTHVSTGQTVSQPGQVVLAKSPLQTRVIPVASAALKQTIQVMTASSAQLRQATPAQGKPVVTTARGSPGPSQVKLQTLAHPIHPQQVQQQQQQQQQQQQQSQTQPDAQPK from the exons ATGAGTGATAAGCAGACTGCACCTATTTTACCGCCCCTTAATGGGGGTGGAGGAAGCAATGGAAGCACAACTCAGCAAACAGTTAATCTGCAACAAGTTCTTGCTACTGCTCAAGGACTCAATGTTCTTACCACAGGTGCTGGACAACAATTTGTTATTACTTCACAGGTTCCTGGTCTTACACAG GTTATTCCAAGTAATGCATCAACAAATGcaaatattcaacaaattgGTGTTAATATTAGtagaattgttaatattagtGGTACACCACCACGTGCAAGTGTGGGAGTTGCAGGTGTCAGTAATTCACCTCTCACATCTCCTACCCGTCAAAGTTCACCTAAAGTTGTTTTAGCAACATCTCCAAAACTTGTTCGTACTTCTATTAGAAATATGTTTGTTGCACCAACTTCTCAAGCTTCATTGCAGTCACCACCTGCAAGGAAGAAATTGAAGTTAGCAGATTCCACTGAAAAATCTACTATGATTGCTGATGATACAATGGGTTATAGAAGGAGAATTATGGaacataaaatgaaaagaatgcgtgcaataagagaaaaatatgcTGAAAATGCATCAGAACTATTCTTTCTACATGCTGGAGGCAATATGATGGATTTTCAAACATGGAGAAAGAAACCTCCAACACCTCAATACTTGCATTTTTTACGGCAACATAGATTAGATccagatgatgatgatgaagatTTAACAGCTCCACTGCCAGCAATATCAGAAATTCCATTAACACCAACTACAACTACTGTTTCTACAATAGTTCCTGTGAATCAATGTACAGAAGTAAAAATTTCTGGAATCAATGTTGCTCCAGTTGCAGTATCTACAACATTGCCTGCTGCAGTAGCCCAACTTAATCAACaag GTAATGCACCAATAGTTCCAAGTTCACCAAAATCTGTAACAACAACTGTTCCAAGTTCAGTGATAGATAAATCTACAATAACTACATCTATTACAACAACTATTACTACAATGACTACTTCTACTGTTACCTTTACTGGAGCTACTACTACAATTGCTGTTACTACTACTACAAAAACATCTTCTGCGCCTACTACACCTGTTCAGCCTGTTGTCAAACTTGTTAAATTACCTGCCTCCAATGCGACATCATGTGATATCACAAATAATCAAGAACAAATAGTAGAAAAAGCTAAACAAGAAGCATATGTTATGCAAAGGATTGCGGAACTACAACGTGAAGGATTATGGTCAGAAAGAAGATTACCTAAGGTACAAGAACCACCTCGTACAAAAGCTCACTGGGATTATTTATTGGAAGAAATGGTTTGGTTAGCTGCCGACTTTGCTCAAGAACGAAAGTGGAAAAAAGCTGCAGCAAAAAAATGTGCGCGTAtggtacaaaaatattttcaggagAAAGCAATTCAAGCACAAAAAGCTGAAAAATCACAAGAACTTAGGTTAAAAAAGATCGCTAGTTTTATTgctaaagaaattaaaactttctGGACAAATGTAGAAAAG ttggtGGAATATAAGCAACAAACGAGGcttgaagaaaaaaggaagcaaGCATTAGACCAacacttaaattttattgtgggccaaacagaaaaatattcaacatgGTTAACTGAAGGACTTAATAAAACTGATGGCCCTCAAAGTATACCAGCCTCTATGAATAGTTCACGCATTTCTTCTCCAATACCACCTGGCAAATCTCATTCTGATG aggATTTTCAACCAAACCAAAGTTCAGATGATGATGAAGAAACTATAGCAAAAGCTGAAGAAGAACTGAAATCTGTGACAAATCATAAAGAAGAAGttgaattgttaaaaaaagaatcggaaTTACCCTTAGAAgatcttttaaaagaattaccaCCTGATTACTTAGAGAATAGAAGTAAAAGTTTGTCACCTGCATCAAAGGAAGTGGAAGaa gaaaatgaaaagacAACAGATGGAGATATGGATTTTGTTGCTGCATCAGATGAATCCTCAGATGAGGAAGAAACTATCATGGAACAAGAAAAACTGGAAGAAAATGCAGATTATAAACAAGAATTAGACGATCTCAAA GCTGAAAATGAAATGTCTATTGATGAACTTATGGCTAAATATGGTAACATATCAGATGTGCCAATGGATGTTGAACAGGAACCAAATCaag aaTCAGATAAAGAAAGCACAAAGCAAGAAGAGAATGAAGAAGAATCTACAAGTAATGAAAGTGAAAGTGAGGAAAGTGATAATGAAGTTGGAGAAGAGGAGTCTCAAACACAAACTGATAATGAAACTGATATTGGACTTAAATCTCTGTTAGAAGATATATCTATGGAAAAATCATCAGatgataaa actGCAGAATTGGATCATTCAGATGCTCACAATGAAATGGATAACGTAGCAGCATTGGCAGAAAGTATTCAACCTAAAGGAAATACTTTACTTACAACTAGT GTTGTCacaaaaattccatttcttttaaaacatcCTCTTCGAGAATATCAGCACATAGGCTTGGACTGGCTTGTTACAATGtatgatagaaaattaaatggcATTTTGGCAGATGAAATGGGTTTGGGTAAAACCATACAAACAATTGCTTTACTTGCGCATTTAGCATGTGAAAAGGGTAATTGGGGTCCTCATCTTATAATAGTACCAACATCTGTAATGCTCAACTGGGAAATGGAATGTAAAAAGTGGTGTCCAGGATTTAagatattaacttattatggaacacaaaaagaaaggaaacaaaaaagaacag gTTGGACAAAACCTAATGCatttcatatttgtataaCATCATATAAATTGGTTATACAAGATCATCAAAgctttagaagaaaaaagtggAAGTATCTTATATTAGATGAagctcaaaatataaaaaatttcaaatcacaAAGATGgcagttattattaaattttcaaacacaacg ACGTTTATTGCTTACTGGTACACCTCtccaaaataatttgatgGAATTGTGGTcattaatgcattttttaatGCCAAATGTATTTCAATCACACAGAGAATTTAAAGAATGGTTTAGTAATCCTGTTACTGGAATGATAGAAGGGAACagtgaatataatgaaaatatcattcgTCGTCTGCACAAG GTTTTACGACCTTTTTTATTGCGAAGATTAAAAACAGAAGTAGAAAAACAATTGccaaaaaaatatgaacatgTTGTCATGTGTCGTTTATCAAAACGACAGCGATATCTGTATGATGATTTTATGTCTAGAGCAAA GACAAAAGAAACTTTGGCTAGTGGTAATTTGTTAAGcgttattaatgtattaatgcAATTACGAAAAGTATGCAATCatccaaatttatttgaagTGAGACCTACTGTATCACCATTTCAAATGGAAGCAATTGAATATGTCACTGCTTCTTTGATATGGAGTGCTCTGGATTATGATCCATTTaag catATCGATCTATCTagtattaatcttttattatgtgATTTGGAATTAACTCTTACCGCGTTTGTGGCGCATAGAGTTAGGCGTTTACAAACCCCACGAAAACTTATAGAAGAAATAGATACACAACCAGATCCATTTCCAAGATGTCCAtccggaaaaattaaaattaatgttagaTTATCTAATCAAGTTAAACCATCATCTGTTCCACGACAAACccaagcaaaattaaaaaatttagccGGAATTTTACCTACTCCAAAAGTTGGAACATCTCCTTTAATAAAGACTGCAAATAATCAAAGCACTCCAACGCAag gtGTCACATTAAAAGTAGCAGGTGGCCAACAATTGCAGGGATATTCTGTACAATTAGTTCAACATCAAGGTAGTGTAAAAG CAATCCCTGTTGGAACATTAGCACATAACCCACAAAGTACAACAGTGACACCAACTACAGCAACAACAAATGCACAGAGGATTACAGTAGGGAatgcaaatattatagatGGATTGCAACGACTAGCAACACAAACAGTTGCAGTTAAACAAGGTGATTCCGTCCAAAGAATAGCAATGCCTAATCTTGCACAGATGGTTCAAACATCTATTGGTAGACATATCATTCTGACTTCAAATCAACAAAACACTAACACAG TTTCATTTCCAGTAATGACTCCGTGTGTACAACGTTTAAAAGTCTTACCAAAATCTTTAATGGGCCTATCTACTACAGCAACTACTGTAAACAAAGTTATAGGAGGTGTAGTGACAACTACAAGTGGAACAAGTGGAAGGCCCGTAATGAGAGTACCGCCACTCAATGTTACTGCTTCTCCTAATATTACTGCACAGTCTGCCGCTGGTAATGGACAATCTCAACAACAATCGATTCGTTCCGGTATTGTTACTAGACACGCACAAAAAGAATCAGAAAAGGCACAAATAAAAGAACGTCCAAAATCCGAATTTTATttg CCACAATTAGAAGAAGAACGAAAACAAAGAAGGCAAGCTAAACTTCGTTTGGttgcaaatattaatgaaagacGATGTGCTGCGTGTCCTTTATATGGAGAAGATTTGTTTATGGCATTAAGAATTGGTAAACCATCTACAGCATGTAGATGGCATAATGGTTGGGTTCATTGTGCAACTGCTAAAGATAGTACACGTACACGAaggcaatttttttctcgcacAGAAGCACTTGCAGAAGCAATTAAAAGTACGGAACAAATTGTTGAAGAGCTTAAAGAAGTTTTTGAAAg ATTTGTTGTACATGTTCCTGCTGTATGTGCTCCTACACCACGTTTTCATGTTTCTCATCCTCCACCACATAAATTGTTTGGTCAACGACGTATACAAATGGAATTACAACGTCAATTTTCACCAAAATTAGCATTGTTCCATCCAGTAGCTAGTGCAATGATGACGCAATTCCCGGATCCTAGATTGATACAATACGATTGTGGAAAATTACAATCTTTACATCAACTCCTTAGAAAacttaaatctgaaaatcatagagttttaatttttacacaaaTGACAAGAATGTTGGATGTATTAGAagcttttcttaattttcatggtcatatatatttacgtttaGATGGTACTACTAAAGTAGATCAGCGAcag gtTTTGATGGAAAGATTTAATGGagataaacgaatattttgtttcattttgtcGACGAGATCTGGAGGTGTCGGTGTAAATCTTACAGGAGCAGATACTGTTATATTTTACGATAGTGATTGGAATCCTACAATGGATGCCCAAGCACAAGATAGATGTCATAGAATAGGTCAAACTCGGGATGTACATATCTacag attagtAAGTGAAAAAACTgtggaagaaaatattctgaaaaaggCCAATCAAAAAAGACTACTTGGAGATTTAGCTATTGAAGGAGGGAATTTCACAACTGCTTACTTTAAAAGT tctACAATTCaagatctttttaatattgatcaatCGGAGAATGATGCAACAACCCGAATGGCCGAAGTATTGGAACAAAATAgagatcgagaaaaatttttgcagaAGGATAATCAAAGTCAAACTTTAGAGGATAAAATAGCAATGGGTGCACTTGAAAGTGCTCTAGCTGCTGCTGAAGAAGATCTTGATGTTCAAGCTGCAAAGACTGCTAAAGCAGAGGCTGTTGCTGATTTAGcagaatttgatgaaaatataccTTTAGATGATGCAGATAGGGATGATTTACAAGTTAGCAAAGCTGAACTTGAAGTACAAAACTTAGTATCTCAg ttGACGCCCATAGAACGTTATGCGATGAAGTTTGTCGAGGAATCGGAAGGTGCATTTTCTGCGGCACAACTTGCGGCAGCAGAACGTGAACTCGaagaacaaaagaaagaatgggAATTAGATCGGTTACGAGCGCTGCgtgaggaagaagaaagacgaATGCGATTAGCTGATGATGACGAGAAGCCTTTGACGTTTGGACGTGAGGATGCGCAAAATCAG ATATGGTTATCGGACGACAATATGGAGCAAATGCCG atgtGGTGTCCTCCTACACCTCCCACAACGGATAACGATGTTTACATCGACTATTCTTTGGGatttctttatgaaaataCTCCTATGTCGGAAGCACAATTACCTCcgatatacattaaaaaagaacaaaagagAAGTAGAATAGAAGCCGGAATTAATGATCGCGATG gACGTCGAGCGGTTAAAATGAGACATAAAGAAGAATCTGTTTATGCACCGAGATCTTTATTTGATCGGCCTTCACCAGCACTTATGAAAATTCGCCGTGAtatgaaattacataaatatcgtATAGTGCGCCCACCAATTCCACTGCCGGGTATAAAGCCTTCGCATATATCGAAATCTTCCGTGGACCAAGAACATGTTTTAGATTGGATGATACACGAAGATTGGGCTTTACTTCAagcaattcaaatttatcaagGACTGCCATTAAATTTGATGATTTTATCTCCTGGTCACACTCCCAATTGGGATTTAGTTGCagatatagtaaataatactTCTCGAATATATAGATCTCCTAAACAATGTAGAAGCAGATACGAATCGGTAATAGTACcaagagaagaaggaaaattacTTTACGATACCACGccgaaaaaacaaaagaaacaaaaaggcGTTTACAAAATGCCTCAGGTTTCCGAG CAACAAAGTAAAACAAACAGGCCAATGAAAACGTCTCAGTTATATAATCAGGATAAAAATCATTCGTTTACATTAATGTGCTGTCAAAGATTTGATACCATTAAATCTGTTTCGAATAAGAGAACACCTACTGTTAAACCGTTACTCGTTAATCCGTTAATGAAAAATCCTACCAATGCTGCAGTTTTAGCTGAATGTGGTATTCAATATGATAATCCGTTAGCTCCTATAGAAGTTGCAACACGACGCGCCGATAGGATTGCAAAGGAGAAACTTAAACATGCC GTTTTAACTGCggagcaacaacaacaagtaGCCGCTCGTATATTgcaacagcagcaacagcagcagcagcagcaacaacaacaacaacaggttcagcagcagcagcagcagcagcaacaaatTAAACTGCAACAACAACAAGctcaacaaaatatttcaaacaccACAAGTCCTCAAGTACATCAATTAACGCAAGTTGCAACTACCGTTACAACGGGGTTAACTACAATGAAAACTATTACTACAATCACTAATGTTACTACCGGTGGTACGACAGTTGCTACATCAACAGTTAAAACTCGACCAGGAGGAACATTAACTATGCAAGATGCACGGACAGCACCAACTGTTGTTAGTGTTGGTAATCTTCAAGCTGCTCAAAGAATTGCAACCGCAAGTTTAGTATCTGCTGCCCAAAATTCTCCTGCAGGTACACAAAAAAGTATTGGTGTTACTGTAGCAACGCCTTCCGGTAGTAAGACGTTAACTGCTGcacaattacaatattatcgaCAACAGCAAGTTCTATTGCGACAGCAACAACTAAAAGTATTGCAAGCACAAGCTGCTGCAAATAGTCAAAAAGTATCGGTAGCTGTTTCAGCTGCTGCTGCACAACAAAGAGCTACGttgatgaaacaaaatataactAGTGGCACTGTTGCACAAACTACTGTTGGAAAACAAACCGTAGCACGTGCAGTATCAGAGACGGAAATGGCTGCACTAATAAAGCGACAAGCTTTGCAGCAACAAGCAAAAGCGGTAGCTCAAGTACAAGTACCTGCACAGACTGGACTTACTCCAGCTCAAATATTCGCACAGGCAGGTTTACAAGTACAACATGCTGGAACATCTACAAGTGGAACTCCAGTTGCTACCTTAGTAAAAACTGCAAATGTACGTACAGCAACACCTCAACAAATCCGTCAGCTCGCTCTTCATCCTCAGATTATCCATCAAAGAAAATTGCCGGCACAAAAAGTTGCACAATTAACGCAAGTTGCCGCGAAAACTGGTGTTCAGACTCAATTAATTGTGCAACAAAAGTCATTACCTGCGACGATGACTGTGCAACAAATTCAACAAGTCATGAAACATGTTCAACCATCTGCAATGCAACAATTTACACAT GTTTCTACAGGACAAACAGTTTCACAACCTGGTCAAGTAGTTTTAGCTAAATCTCCATTACAGACAAGAGTAATTCCAGTTGCATCTGCTGCTTTAAAACAAACGATTCAAGTTATGACTGCAAGTAGTGCTCAATTACGGCAAGCTACACCTGCTCAAGGTAAACCTGTTGTTACAACTGCAAGAGGTAGCCCCGGGCCTAGTCAAGTTAAATTACAAACTCTTGCACATCCTATTCATCCTCAACAAgtacaacaacaacagcaacagcaacaacaacaacagcaacaatcACAAACTCAACCAGATGCTCAACCAAAGTAA